The following proteins are co-located in the Dietzia timorensis genome:
- a CDS encoding DUF3239 domain-containing protein, whose amino-acid sequence MPAPQNPHTQYRLFDFDVDPTWARKYNEKLGEIRRLQVAAAILAVVCLGGAVVLGVVFGSVGALMIAFVLGLFGLGCLAMIFYIPRKMGQIDRTYATSELVPAIVANVHPHVLTLVALVDQAVDRSAGSIPALVTLSAQKLPGHDRKEGERVPCVAVAGNRSARGKDNAYQFISPMPIAWGTGDKDVIKRAAKQIPAEEWDTVRRNVGRFEEVQKSPGGILRL is encoded by the coding sequence ATGCCCGCACCGCAGAACCCGCATACGCAGTACCGCCTCTTCGATTTCGACGTGGATCCGACCTGGGCGCGCAAATACAACGAGAAGCTCGGCGAGATCCGGCGGCTGCAGGTCGCCGCCGCAATCCTCGCCGTGGTGTGCCTCGGCGGTGCCGTCGTCCTCGGTGTCGTATTCGGGTCTGTCGGCGCGCTGATGATTGCCTTTGTTCTCGGCCTCTTCGGCCTCGGCTGCCTTGCGATGATTTTCTACATCCCCCGAAAGATGGGGCAGATCGACCGCACCTACGCCACCTCGGAACTGGTACCGGCGATCGTCGCGAACGTGCACCCACACGTGCTCACCCTCGTCGCGCTCGTCGACCAGGCAGTCGACCGCTCGGCCGGGTCGATCCCGGCGCTGGTCACGCTCTCGGCGCAGAAGCTTCCCGGGCACGATCGGAAGGAGGGCGAGCGCGTTCCCTGCGTCGCGGTCGCCGGGAACCGTTCGGCACGCGGCAAGGACAACGCCTACCAGTTCATCTCCCCGATGCCGATTGCGTGGGGAACCGGCGACAAGGACGTGATCAAGCGCGCGGCAAAGCAGATCCCGGCCGAGGAATGGGACACGGTGCGCCGCAATGTCGGCCGCTTCGAGGAGGTCCAGAAGTCCCCGGGCGGGATCCTGCGGCTCTAG
- a CDS encoding LysE family translocator, producing MLTLSQLLALVGVWIVGAYTPGPDMLLVIQRSLSSRWAGFASLAGVVTGVAIWLGASMLGLAAILQAREDLLHWLQLAGGGFLVFMGVTGLRSAWPVARETVAARRGLAAATSSSSGSVRGGTKTRTLRGDYVRGLATNLSNPKAVVFFGSLLAPFLYPGGERLSLAASLGIFALLVAIAVFAFASVTLAASHPKLNARIRTWLPVVDAVSAVLFIGIGTFIAAAALVELI from the coding sequence GTGCTCACCCTCTCCCAACTGCTCGCGCTTGTCGGCGTCTGGATCGTCGGCGCATACACCCCCGGCCCGGACATGCTTCTCGTGATCCAGCGCTCGCTGTCCTCGCGCTGGGCCGGGTTCGCATCGCTCGCCGGGGTGGTCACGGGGGTCGCGATCTGGCTTGGCGCGTCGATGCTCGGGCTCGCCGCGATCCTCCAGGCGCGCGAGGATCTGCTGCACTGGTTGCAACTCGCGGGAGGCGGGTTCCTCGTCTTCATGGGGGTGACCGGGCTGCGCAGCGCCTGGCCCGTCGCGCGGGAGACCGTGGCGGCCAGGCGCGGCCTAGCTGCGGCGACGTCATCCAGCAGTGGTTCCGTTCGAGGCGGAACGAAGACTCGAACACTACGTGGCGACTACGTGCGAGGGCTCGCGACGAACCTGTCCAACCCGAAGGCCGTGGTGTTTTTCGGCTCGCTGCTCGCGCCGTTTCTGTATCCGGGTGGCGAACGGCTGTCGCTCGCGGCATCGCTGGGGATCTTCGCGCTGCTCGTCGCGATCGCGGTGTTCGCGTTCGCCTCGGTGACGCTCGCCGCCTCGCATCCGAAGCTCAATGCGCGGATCAGGACCTGGCTTCCCGTGGTCGACGCGGTCAGCGCGGTGCTGTTCATCGGCATCGGGACATTCATCGCTGCGGCGGCGCTGGTGGAACTCATCTAG